One window of the Spirochaetaceae bacterium genome contains the following:
- a CDS encoding type II toxin-antitoxin system HicA family toxin: protein MGRLAGYSYRDITKRLGERGFVFDRTAKGSHEIWWNPVSRARTTIPNHPGDVPEGTLRAILRQAGIRPDEFLET, encoded by the coding sequence GTGGGGAGGCTCGCCGGGTACTCGTACCGAGACATCACCAAGCGATTGGGGGAACGCGGGTTTGTGTTCGATCGCACTGCAAAAGGAAGCCATGAGATCTGGTGGAACCCCGTGTCGAGAGCCCGGACAACCATTCCCAATCACCCCGGCGATGTACCGGAAGGAACTTTGAGAGCGATTCTCAGGCAAGCGGGCATCCGGCCGGACGAGTTTCTTGAGACATGA
- a CDS encoding type II toxin-antitoxin system HicB family antitoxin has translation MSDQFTVRLHVERVENGNYLATSQELPGLVAQGRTVQETVEIAQDVARRLLESYREHDDPIPDGLRRMGSSVDLDVAVSA, from the coding sequence ATGTCGGATCAGTTCACCGTTCGGCTTCACGTTGAGCGGGTCGAGAACGGCAACTACCTGGCTACCTCCCAGGAGCTTCCGGGTCTGGTCGCCCAGGGAAGGACCGTTCAAGAAACAGTCGAGATCGCCCAGGATGTTGCGCGGAGGCTGTTGGAGTCGTATCGAGAACACGATGATCCTATTCCCGATGGGTTGCGCAGGATGGGCAGTTCGGTCGACCTCGACGTTGCCGTGTCTGCCTGA